A genomic segment from Haloarchaeobius salinus encodes:
- a CDS encoding HD domain-containing protein, which yields MPTDTETTGRDYEAQVRDAYPELEHIEDDELREQVVEAWTLGLERGGWQDISDIPYAWNIHEVTNVEHVRGVTKIAIESAEIQREFHGADPDMDVVVAACLLHDVGKAYEYVDFVDAEILDEPDREHYASEEIPHSISGYALAHEVGTPLAVQRAIPHFLGEVPTRTMEAELVKSANSASSNAITQSAMGITLKEWVDQYSQTQN from the coding sequence ATGCCGACGGATACTGAGACCACCGGACGCGACTACGAGGCACAGGTCCGGGACGCCTACCCCGAACTGGAGCACATCGAGGACGATGAACTGCGCGAGCAGGTCGTCGAGGCGTGGACGCTCGGGCTCGAGCGCGGCGGCTGGCAGGACATCTCCGACATCCCCTACGCCTGGAACATCCACGAGGTCACCAACGTCGAGCACGTCCGCGGGGTGACGAAGATCGCCATCGAGTCCGCCGAGATTCAGCGCGAGTTCCACGGCGCGGACCCGGACATGGACGTCGTCGTCGCCGCCTGCCTGCTCCACGACGTCGGCAAGGCCTACGAGTACGTCGACTTCGTCGATGCGGAGATACTCGACGAGCCCGACCGCGAGCACTACGCCAGCGAGGAGATCCCCCACTCCATCTCCGGCTACGCTCTCGCCCACGAGGTCGGCACACCCCTGGCCGTCCAGCGCGCCATCCCCCACTTCCTCGGCGAGGTGCCCACCCGGACGATGGAGGCCGAACTCGTCAAGAGCGCGAACTCGGCGTCCTCGAACGCCATCACCCAGTCCGCCATGGGCATCACCCTCAAGGAGTGGGTCGACCAGTACAGCCAGACCCAGAACTGA
- a CDS encoding thiamine pyrophosphate-binding protein, translated as MTTVSHQIVQTLEDLDVEYLFGYPGGRAIELLEALVDSDIEVVRPRDEREASVMAEFYGRYHQEPGVFTGQGPWVGSIGAIGQMEASLGSSPMVAITEASERGDYSTLAPYQQARGDYGGFSLPKILDGITKEWWFPRTPNETLRSLQLSFKHATAGRPGPTAVILDGDAVTSEVPEDDVPPVWSPERQTRNWQSAPTDADVREAADALSNADRPVIVAGNGVHASQCYDELQVVAEAYDAVVVTSYLGKSTIPETHERAAGVIGSFGHEGANQVVSEADTLLVVGCRMNPMDTNWQAASFIRPDEQTIIHADIDTRNAGWVYPADVGLIGDAGKSLASLAVASGGGTGWAKERAAEAREDFSVPECDSDDTPIMPQRAVAAIDRIVDEDTIVTADSGNNRFWLLNYLQTPAVRTYFGSGGVGGMGWAGPAGVSAAITTDKDVVAVAGDGGFTMTMTCVETAVEYGVAPTFVVLNDTSLGMVRQMDDQIPGVEFHDTDFSTVVSGFGADAMRVDDPADLDDRLAEAKTNDVPTVVDVRIDREPDMVESLQSSFYAEVGGLHE; from the coding sequence ATGACGACAGTAAGCCACCAGATCGTGCAGACGCTGGAAGATCTCGACGTAGAGTACCTCTTCGGCTACCCCGGCGGCCGGGCCATCGAGCTCCTCGAAGCGCTCGTCGACTCGGACATCGAGGTCGTCCGGCCACGCGACGAACGCGAGGCGAGCGTGATGGCCGAGTTCTACGGCCGCTACCACCAGGAACCCGGCGTCTTCACCGGGCAGGGGCCGTGGGTCGGGAGCATCGGTGCCATCGGACAGATGGAGGCGAGTCTCGGCTCCTCGCCGATGGTCGCCATCACGGAGGCCAGCGAGCGCGGCGACTACTCCACGCTCGCACCGTACCAGCAGGCCCGCGGTGACTACGGCGGGTTCTCCCTCCCGAAGATCCTCGACGGCATCACCAAGGAGTGGTGGTTCCCGCGGACGCCGAACGAGACACTGCGGAGCCTGCAGCTCTCGTTCAAGCACGCCACTGCCGGCCGGCCCGGCCCGACTGCGGTCATACTGGACGGCGACGCCGTCACCAGCGAGGTCCCCGAGGACGACGTCCCACCCGTCTGGTCGCCCGAGCGGCAGACGCGGAACTGGCAGTCCGCGCCGACGGACGCCGACGTGCGCGAGGCGGCGGACGCCCTCTCGAACGCCGACCGTCCCGTCATCGTCGCGGGCAACGGCGTGCACGCCTCGCAGTGCTACGACGAACTGCAGGTCGTGGCGGAGGCCTACGATGCGGTCGTCGTCACCTCGTATCTCGGCAAGTCGACGATCCCGGAGACACACGAGCGCGCAGCGGGCGTCATCGGCTCGTTCGGCCACGAGGGCGCGAACCAGGTCGTGAGCGAGGCGGATACGCTGCTGGTCGTGGGCTGTCGGATGAACCCGATGGACACCAACTGGCAGGCCGCCTCGTTCATCCGTCCCGACGAGCAGACGATCATCCACGCCGACATCGACACCCGGAACGCCGGCTGGGTGTACCCGGCCGACGTGGGCCTCATCGGGGACGCCGGCAAGAGTCTGGCGTCGCTCGCCGTCGCCTCCGGCGGCGGCACCGGCTGGGCGAAAGAGCGCGCCGCCGAGGCGCGCGAGGACTTCTCGGTCCCGGAGTGCGACTCCGACGACACCCCCATCATGCCACAGCGCGCGGTCGCCGCAATCGACCGGATCGTCGACGAGGACACCATCGTCACGGCCGACTCGGGCAACAACCGGTTCTGGCTGCTCAACTACCTGCAGACGCCCGCAGTCCGGACGTACTTCGGCAGCGGCGGCGTCGGCGGGATGGGCTGGGCAGGGCCCGCCGGGGTCTCGGCCGCAATCACGACCGACAAGGACGTCGTGGCGGTCGCGGGCGACGGCGGCTTCACGATGACGATGACCTGTGTCGAGACCGCCGTCGAGTACGGCGTCGCGCCGACGTTCGTCGTGCTCAACGACACCTCCCTGGGGATGGTCCGGCAGATGGACGACCAGATCCCCGGCGTCGAGTTCCACGACACCGACTTTTCGACCGTCGTCTCCGGGTTCGGTGCCGACGCGATGCGCGTCGACGACCCGGCGGACCTCGACGACAGGCTCGCCGAGGCGAAGACGAACGACGTGCCGACGGTCGTCGACGTGCGCATCGACCGCGAGCCCGACATGGTCGAGAGCCTCCAGTCGTCGTTCTACGCCGAGGTCGGCGGGCTCCACGAGTAA
- a CDS encoding IclR family transcriptional regulator has protein sequence MTPTDSVNRPVKTTEYSIQILESLKSTPGQSLADLTAEFDIARSTIHRHLLTLEANDLIVRDDDGRFSLGLRLLDFGRRSREYVEFFDVGRQQVDRLAETTGEKVWLVAKEDDHSVHLYKAHGDNPLETSAQVGQRRNLHQLAAGKSMLAFLPDDELDEIVERRGLEEQTDSTITSEDELREELDAIRDRGYAFNIGESVTGLNAIGAPIRDEDGYPVGAISISGPAHRVKDSFLTEELPDTLLAAIDEIHISLRYGTNA, from the coding sequence ATGACACCAACCGATTCCGTCAATCGCCCGGTGAAGACGACGGAGTACTCCATCCAGATCCTCGAGTCGTTGAAGTCGACCCCGGGGCAGTCGCTGGCCGATCTGACCGCGGAGTTCGACATCGCACGCAGCACCATCCACCGACACCTCCTCACCCTCGAGGCGAACGACCTGATCGTTCGCGACGACGATGGGCGCTTCTCGCTCGGTCTCAGGCTGCTTGATTTCGGCCGGCGGTCGAGAGAGTACGTCGAGTTCTTCGACGTCGGTCGCCAGCAGGTTGACCGGCTCGCGGAGACGACCGGAGAGAAGGTCTGGCTCGTCGCCAAGGAGGACGACCACAGCGTCCACCTCTACAAGGCTCACGGCGACAACCCGCTGGAGACGTCGGCCCAGGTCGGCCAGCGGCGCAACCTCCACCAGCTCGCCGCCGGGAAGTCGATGCTGGCGTTCCTCCCGGACGACGAACTCGACGAGATCGTCGAGCGCCGTGGCCTCGAGGAACAGACCGACAGCACCATCACCTCCGAGGACGAGCTGCGCGAGGAGCTGGACGCGATCCGCGACCGGGGCTACGCGTTCAACATCGGCGAGTCGGTGACCGGTCTCAACGCCATCGGCGCGCCGATCCGCGACGAGGACGGCTACCCCGTCGGGGCCATCAGCATCTCCGGCCCCGCCCACCGGGTCAAGGACTCGTTCCTCACCGAGGAGCTCCCGGACACGTTGCTCGCCGCCATCGACGAGATCCACATCAGTCTCCGGTACGGGACGAACGCCTGA
- the rdfA gene encoding rod-determining factor RdfA, giving the protein MVERENCGCKVGRVTAEYGRSDVDDWLTAEWQDGTSVRSLTETLNRDLVEAELTAVDVSRFEWSRTPVYEALHTDELAESEVIEIRRELDRAGVDVEQLADRLVSHQTVYRHLTNCLEASGPDEKTTTERSEQARDRIYALQQRTSLVTESTLESLQNAGVTDVGDPEVLVDVRIVCRDCGRSMDLERVLTDGCDCPSE; this is encoded by the coding sequence ATGGTTGAACGCGAGAACTGTGGCTGCAAGGTGGGACGCGTCACTGCCGAGTACGGCCGCAGCGACGTCGACGACTGGCTGACGGCGGAGTGGCAGGACGGCACGAGCGTCCGCAGTCTGACCGAGACGCTCAACAGGGACCTCGTGGAGGCCGAGCTGACCGCTGTTGACGTGAGTCGATTCGAGTGGAGTCGGACCCCCGTCTACGAGGCCCTGCACACGGACGAGCTCGCCGAATCGGAGGTGATCGAGATCAGGCGAGAACTCGACCGGGCCGGCGTCGACGTCGAGCAGCTCGCCGACCGTCTCGTCTCACATCAGACGGTGTACCGCCATCTCACTAACTGTCTGGAGGCGTCGGGGCCCGACGAGAAGACTACCACGGAACGGAGTGAACAGGCCAGAGATCGGATATACGCGCTCCAGCAGCGGACGTCGCTGGTGACGGAGTCGACACTCGAATCGCTGCAGAACGCCGGGGTTACGGACGTCGGTGACCCCGAGGTGCTCGTCGACGTCCGGATAGTCTGCCGTGACTGCGGACGGTCCATGGACCTGGAACGGGTACTGACCGACGGCTGTGACTGTCCTTCGGAGTAA
- a CDS encoding NAD-dependent epimerase/dehydratase family protein, translating to MAASNTVLVTGGTGFIGSYVAKDLLDHGHDVVAYDLSTDPRILEKLGIADEVEIRRGDVSDPTDVVNAVAETDTTHIVHLAALLTNTAESNPRAAMQVNIEGTNNIFEAARTLDDQVERVAWASSAAVYAPPANYDDGGDWWVTEDDLVYPDTLYGATKEYNEHQARVYNEEFGVDHVAIRPTVAYGPYRETGGSAFLANIVEKPAVGESFSVEYGDQEIDWQHVEDIAQAFRLAAFTPEEDLSQRVYNVRGELASIREAAETVESIIPDAEIEVSDEGELPWTQRLDMTAFQEDTGYEVEYDLESGFRRYIDVLREEAGLEPL from the coding sequence ATGGCAGCAAGCAACACCGTCCTAGTCACTGGTGGTACCGGATTCATCGGTTCGTACGTCGCGAAGGACCTGCTCGACCACGGGCACGACGTGGTGGCGTACGACCTGTCGACGGACCCGCGCATCCTCGAGAAGCTGGGTATCGCCGACGAGGTGGAGATCCGCCGCGGCGACGTGAGCGACCCGACCGATGTGGTGAACGCGGTGGCGGAGACGGACACGACGCACATCGTGCATCTCGCGGCGCTGTTGACGAACACGGCGGAGTCGAACCCCCGCGCCGCCATGCAGGTGAACATCGAGGGGACGAACAACATCTTCGAGGCCGCCCGCACGCTCGACGACCAGGTCGAACGGGTCGCGTGGGCGTCTTCGGCGGCCGTCTACGCACCGCCGGCGAACTACGACGACGGCGGGGACTGGTGGGTGACCGAGGACGACCTCGTCTACCCGGACACGCTCTACGGCGCGACGAAGGAGTACAACGAGCACCAGGCTCGGGTGTACAACGAGGAGTTCGGCGTCGACCACGTCGCGATTCGCCCCACCGTGGCGTACGGCCCGTACCGTGAGACCGGTGGGTCGGCGTTCCTCGCGAACATCGTCGAGAAGCCCGCCGTCGGGGAGTCGTTCTCCGTCGAGTACGGCGATCAGGAGATCGACTGGCAGCACGTCGAGGACATCGCCCAGGCGTTCCGCCTCGCGGCGTTCACGCCCGAAGAGGACCTCAGCCAGCGGGTGTACAACGTCCGGGGCGAGCTGGCGTCCATCCGCGAGGCCGCCGAGACCGTCGAGTCCATCATCCCTGACGCCGAGATCGAGGTGAGCGACGAGGGTGAACTGCCGTGGACCCAGCGCCTGGACATGACCGCGTTCCAGGAGGACACCGGGTACGAAGTCGAGTACGACCTCGAGTCCGGCTTCCGGAGGTACATCGACGTGCTCCGCGAGGAGGCCGGCCTCGAACCGCTGTAA
- a CDS encoding EthD domain-containing protein has translation MFKHVALLVRKDGMSHEEFRDYWENNHSPLAKDIEGVVRYQTVYPTEPEHAEFDGIAELYFETLDDLHEALGSEGSRDYDPTREVAAKAREDVDNFLDVEKRPRFIGEEKVWKDEVDGDTDGLYKHSALLVRQDGMSHEEFRDYWENNHSPLAKDIEGVVRYQTVYPTDPENAEFDGVAELYFEDLDDLYEALGSEGSRDYDPTREVAAKAREDVNNFLAVEERPRFIGQEKVWKDETDADGY, from the coding sequence ATGTTCAAGCACGTAGCGCTGCTCGTCCGGAAGGACGGGATGAGCCACGAGGAGTTCCGCGACTACTGGGAGAACAACCACTCGCCACTGGCGAAGGACATCGAGGGCGTCGTCCGCTACCAGACGGTCTATCCCACCGAGCCGGAGCACGCCGAGTTCGACGGGATCGCCGAACTCTACTTCGAGACGCTCGACGACCTCCACGAGGCACTCGGTAGCGAGGGCTCCCGCGACTACGACCCCACCCGCGAGGTCGCAGCGAAGGCCCGCGAGGACGTCGACAACTTCCTCGACGTCGAGAAGCGCCCCCGGTTCATCGGCGAGGAGAAGGTCTGGAAAGACGAGGTCGACGGCGACACCGACGGCCTCTACAAGCACTCGGCGCTGCTGGTCCGGCAGGACGGGATGAGCCACGAGGAGTTCCGCGACTACTGGGAGAACAACCACTCGCCCCTTGCGAAGGACATCGAGGGCGTCGTCCGCTACCAGACGGTCTACCCGACCGATCCCGAGAACGCCGAGTTCGACGGCGTCGCCGAGCTCTACTTCGAGGACCTCGACGACCTCTACGAGGCACTCGGCAGCGAGGGCTCCCGCGACTACGACCCCACCCGCGAGGTCGCGGCGAAGGCCCGCGAGGACGTGAACAACTTCCTCGCCGTCGAGGAGCGCCCCCGGTTCATCGGGCAGGAGAAGGTCTGGAAGGACGAGACCGATGCCGACGGATACTGA
- a CDS encoding winged helix-turn-helix domain-containing protein, translated as MSHQPHEESSTWDQTAVAVLQEYPPSVKLVAKVLDAEGELSQREIADESLLPPRTVRAALNRLEDGDHLTTRYSFRDARKRLYTLDFESESVLSRS; from the coding sequence ATGAGCCACCAACCCCACGAGGAATCGTCGACCTGGGACCAGACGGCGGTCGCGGTCCTGCAGGAGTACCCGCCCAGCGTCAAGCTCGTCGCGAAGGTGCTCGACGCCGAGGGCGAGTTGAGCCAACGGGAGATCGCCGACGAGTCGCTCCTCCCGCCCCGGACTGTCAGGGCGGCGCTGAACAGACTCGAGGACGGAGACCACCTGACGACCCGGTACTCGTTCCGGGACGCCCGGAAGCGCCTGTACACGCTCGATTTCGAGTCCGAGTCCGTCCTGAGCCGGTCGTAG
- a CDS encoding plastocyanin/azurin family copper-binding protein has translation MAAQDGERQTIEMTDSLVFDPDSITIAPGDTIDWVNVGGIGHSVTAYEDEIPEDAEYFASGDFDAEGPARNGYAVGNTAAGDIPGGESFRHTFDVAGSYEYFCIPHEGVGMVASIEVTPGGAQEGSDGPAIPTIPDAAWTLVVLTTVALLTVTGLAYIFLKYGGDYGLEEEG, from the coding sequence GTGGCAGCACAGGACGGCGAGCGCCAGACCATCGAGATGACGGACTCGCTCGTGTTCGATCCGGATTCGATCACGATTGCCCCGGGGGACACCATCGACTGGGTGAACGTCGGCGGTATCGGTCATTCTGTCACGGCGTACGAGGACGAAATCCCAGAAGACGCGGAATACTTCGCGTCGGGCGACTTCGACGCGGAAGGACCAGCTCGGAACGGCTACGCTGTCGGTAACACCGCGGCCGGTGACATCCCCGGAGGCGAATCCTTCAGGCACACGTTCGATGTCGCTGGGTCCTACGAGTACTTTTGTATCCCACACGAAGGCGTGGGGATGGTCGCCAGTATCGAAGTCACACCGGGCGGGGCACAGGAGGGGAGTGACGGCCCGGCGATTCCTACGATCCCCGATGCGGCCTGGACCCTGGTCGTTCTCACGACGGTCGCGTTACTCACGGTCACCGGGCTCGCGTACATCTTCCTGAAGTACGGTGGCGATTATGGACTGGAAGAGGAAGGGTAG